Proteins from a single region of Hordeum vulgare subsp. vulgare chromosome 6H, MorexV3_pseudomolecules_assembly, whole genome shotgun sequence:
- the LOC123405820 gene encoding uncharacterized protein LOC123405820 — MATAAARRPSGPVLLTPNRRSSSPTPVKLDATHSPLLGKSASGPSPSSTRSRQPCTCPSTKTNHPGSSRCGGLHKERKQGSSRPAAPPSTRGQGSKRMNSRQCARRAIKPSPAAQQSQHQRRAGGFLFLPRTSRLSAMSAAGERASDKQWYSYSIGSAVEAGVVFLVWLWRRCFVRGWWNLARGN, encoded by the coding sequence ATGGCGACGGCGGCTGCTCGCCGGCCCAGCGGGCCAGTGCTGTTAACACCCAACCGCCGCTCATCCTCACCCACCCCCGTCAAGCTCGACGCCACCCACTCGCCGTTGCTGGGCAAGTCCGCCAGCGGCCCGTCCCCGTCCTCCACCAGGAGCCGGCAGCCGTGCACGTGCCCCTCGACGAAGACGAACCACCCGGGCTCGTCCCGGTGCGGCGGCCTCCACAAGGAGCGCAAGCAGGGCAGCAGCAGGCCCGCCGCCCCGCCGTCCACCCGCGGTCAGGGCTCGAAGCGAATGAACAGCCGGCAGTGCGCCCGCAGGGCCATCAAGCCGTCCCCCGCGGCGCAGCAGTCGCAGCACCAGAGGCGCGCGGGCGGGTTCCTCTTCCTCCCCAGGACCAGCAGGCTCTCCGCCATGTCTGCGGCCGGCGAGCGTGCCAGCGACAAGCAGTGGTACTCTTACTCTATCGGTTCAGCTGTGGAAGCTGGCGTCGTTTTTCTTGTTTGGCTGTGGAGGCGGTGCTTCGTCAGAGGCTGGTGGAACCTCGCACGGGGAAATTAA